A window of Lagenorhynchus albirostris chromosome 11, mLagAlb1.1, whole genome shotgun sequence contains these coding sequences:
- the PCBP2 gene encoding poly(rC)-binding protein 2 isoform X12, protein MDTGVIEGGLNVTLTIRLLMHGKEVGSIIGKKGESVKKMREESGARINISEGNCPERIITLAGPTNAIFKAFAMIIDKLEEDISSSMTNSTAASRPPVTLRLVVPASQCGSLIGKGGCKIKEIRESTGAQVQVAGDMLPNSTERAITIAGIPQSIIECVKQICVVMLESPPKGVTIPYRPKPSSSPVIFAGGQAYTIQGQYAIPQPDLTKLHQLAMQQSHFPMTHGNTGFSGIESSSPEVKGYWAGLDASAQTTSHELTIPNDLIGCIIGRQGAKINEIRQMSGAQIKIANPVEGSTDRQVTITGSAASISLAQYLINVSLENAKPSSQAASVTIPDHLSINLSQPSTPSSSSSSSTTTPSLATAGTSDAPSSLPNPLPTAPCVSSLLGMKPIPLLALNVVSAAKGAGASATTTTTSAVPCVTNKLKSEKQRFSPY, encoded by the exons ATGGACACCGGTGTGATTGAAGGTGGATTAAATGTCACTCTCACCATCCGGCTACTTATGCATGGAAAG GAAGTTGGCAGTATCATCGGGAAG AAAGGAGAATCAGTTAAGAAGATGCGTGAGGAG AGTGGTGCACGTATCAACATCTCAGAAGGGAATTGTCCTGAGAGGATTATCACTTTGGCTGGACCCACTAATGCCATCTTCAAAGCCTTTGCTATGATCATTGACAAACTGGAAGAG GACATCAGCAGCTCTATGACCAATAGCACAGCTGCCAGTAGACCCCCAGTCACTCTGAGGCTGGTGGTCCCTGCTAGTCAGTGTGGCTCTCTCATTGGGAAAGGTGGTTGCAAGATCAAGGAAATACGTGAG AGTACAGGGGCTCAGGTCCAGGTGGCAGGGGATATGCTCCCCAACTCAACTGAGCGGGCCATCACTATTGCTGGCATTCCGCAGTCCATCATTGAGTGTGTGAAACAGATCTGCGTGGTCATGTTGGAG TCCCCCCCGAAGGGCGTGACCATCCCGTACCGGCCCAAGCCGTCCAGTTCTCCAGTCATCTTTGCAGGTGGTCAG GCCTATACCATTCAAGGACAGTATGCCATTCCACAGCCAGAT TTGACCAAGCTGCACCAGTTGGCAATGCAACAGTCTCATTTTCCCATGACGCATGGCAACACCGGATTCAGTG GCATTGAATCCAGCTCTCCAGAGGTGAAAGGCTATTGgg CAGGTTTGGATGCATCTGCTCAGACTACTTCTCATGAACTCACCATTCCAAACGAT TTGATTGGCTGCATAATCGGGCGTCAAGGCGCCAAAATCAATGAGATCCGTCAGATGTCTGGGGCGCAGATCAAAATTGCGAACCCAGTGGAAGGATCTACTGATAGGCAGGTTACCATCACTGGATCTGCTGCCAGCATTAGCCTGGCTCAATATCTAATCAATGTCAG TTTAGAAAACGCTAAACCCTCCTCCCAGGCAGCCTCCGTCACGATCCCTGATCACCTCAGCATCAACCTCTCTCAACCCTCcaccccttcttcttcttcttcctcctccaccaccaccccctcgcTCGCCACAGCGGGGACCTCCGACGCACCCTCCAGCCTCCCCAACCCTCTTCCGACCGCCCCTTGTGTCTCCAGTCTGCTTGGCATGAAACCCATCCCTCTCCTGGCTCTAAATGTTGTGTCTGCTGCTAAGGGTGCCGGGGCTTcagctaccaccaccaccacctctgccGTGCCATGTGTAACTAACAAACTGAAAAGCGAGAAACAGAGATTCTCTCCCTACTGA
- the PCBP2 gene encoding poly(rC)-binding protein 2 isoform X4, with protein MDTGVIEGGLNVTLTIRLLMHGKEVGSIIGKKGESVKKMREESGARINISEGNCPERIITLAGPTNAIFKAFAMIIDKLEEDISSSMTNSTAASRPPVTLRLVVPASQCGSLIGKGGCKIKEIRESTGAQVQVAGDMLPNSTERAITIAGIPQSIIECVKQICVVMLESPPKGVTIPYRPKPSSSPVIFAGGQDRYSTGSDSASFPHTTPSMCLNPDLEGPPLEAYTIQGQYAIPQPDLTKLHQLAMQQSHFPMTHGNTGFSGIESSSPEVKGYWAGLDASAQTTSHELTIPNDLIGCIIGRQGAKINEIRQMSGAQIKIANPVEGSTDRQVTITGSAASISLAQYLINVSLENAKPSSQAASVTIPDHLSINLSQPSTPSSSSSSSTTTPSLATAGTSDAPSSLPNPLPTAPCVSSLLGMKPIPLLALNVVSAAKGAGASATTTTTSAVPCVTNKLKSEKQRFSPY; from the exons ATGGACACCGGTGTGATTGAAGGTGGATTAAATGTCACTCTCACCATCCGGCTACTTATGCATGGAAAG GAAGTTGGCAGTATCATCGGGAAG AAAGGAGAATCAGTTAAGAAGATGCGTGAGGAG AGTGGTGCACGTATCAACATCTCAGAAGGGAATTGTCCTGAGAGGATTATCACTTTGGCTGGACCCACTAATGCCATCTTCAAAGCCTTTGCTATGATCATTGACAAACTGGAAGAG GACATCAGCAGCTCTATGACCAATAGCACAGCTGCCAGTAGACCCCCAGTCACTCTGAGGCTGGTGGTCCCTGCTAGTCAGTGTGGCTCTCTCATTGGGAAAGGTGGTTGCAAGATCAAGGAAATACGTGAG AGTACAGGGGCTCAGGTCCAGGTGGCAGGGGATATGCTCCCCAACTCAACTGAGCGGGCCATCACTATTGCTGGCATTCCGCAGTCCATCATTGAGTGTGTGAAACAGATCTGCGTGGTCATGTTGGAG TCCCCCCCGAAGGGCGTGACCATCCCGTACCGGCCCAAGCCGTCCAGTTCTCCAGTCATCTTTGCAGGTGGTCAG GACAGGTACAGCACAGGCAGCGACAGTGCGAGCTTTCCCCACACCACCCCGTCCATGTGCCTCAACCCTGACCTGGAGGGACCACCTCTAGAG GCCTATACCATTCAAGGACAGTATGCCATTCCACAGCCAGAT TTGACCAAGCTGCACCAGTTGGCAATGCAACAGTCTCATTTTCCCATGACGCATGGCAACACCGGATTCAGTG GCATTGAATCCAGCTCTCCAGAGGTGAAAGGCTATTGgg CAGGTTTGGATGCATCTGCTCAGACTACTTCTCATGAACTCACCATTCCAAACGAT TTGATTGGCTGCATAATCGGGCGTCAAGGCGCCAAAATCAATGAGATCCGTCAGATGTCTGGGGCGCAGATCAAAATTGCGAACCCAGTGGAAGGATCTACTGATAGGCAGGTTACCATCACTGGATCTGCTGCCAGCATTAGCCTGGCTCAATATCTAATCAATGTCAG TTTAGAAAACGCTAAACCCTCCTCCCAGGCAGCCTCCGTCACGATCCCTGATCACCTCAGCATCAACCTCTCTCAACCCTCcaccccttcttcttcttcttcctcctccaccaccaccccctcgcTCGCCACAGCGGGGACCTCCGACGCACCCTCCAGCCTCCCCAACCCTCTTCCGACCGCCCCTTGTGTCTCCAGTCTGCTTGGCATGAAACCCATCCCTCTCCTGGCTCTAAATGTTGTGTCTGCTGCTAAGGGTGCCGGGGCTTcagctaccaccaccaccacctctgccGTGCCATGTGTAACTAACAAACTGAAAAGCGAGAAACAGAGATTCTCTCCCTACTGA
- the PCBP2 gene encoding poly(rC)-binding protein 2 isoform X16 has translation MDTGVIEGGLNVTLTIRLLMHGKEVGSIIGKKGESVKKMREESGARINISEGNCPERIITLAGPTNAIFKAFAMIIDKLEEDISSSMTNSTAASRPPVTLRLVVPASQCGSLIGKGGCKIKEIRESTGAQVQVAGDMLPNSTERAITIAGIPQSIIECVKQICVVMLETLSQSPPKGVTIPYRPKPSSSPVIFAGGQLTKLHQLAMQQSHFPMTHGNTGFSGIESSSPEVKGYWGLDASAQTTSHELTIPNDLIGCIIGRQGAKINEIRQMSGAQIKIANPVEGSTDRQVTITGSAASISLAQYLINVSLENAKPSSQAASVTIPDHLSINLSQPSTPSSSSSSSTTTPSLATAGTSDAPSSLPNPLPTAPCVSSLLGMKPIPLLALNVVSAAKGAGASATTTTTSAVPCVTNKLKSEKQRFSPY, from the exons ATGGACACCGGTGTGATTGAAGGTGGATTAAATGTCACTCTCACCATCCGGCTACTTATGCATGGAAAG GAAGTTGGCAGTATCATCGGGAAG AAAGGAGAATCAGTTAAGAAGATGCGTGAGGAG AGTGGTGCACGTATCAACATCTCAGAAGGGAATTGTCCTGAGAGGATTATCACTTTGGCTGGACCCACTAATGCCATCTTCAAAGCCTTTGCTATGATCATTGACAAACTGGAAGAG GACATCAGCAGCTCTATGACCAATAGCACAGCTGCCAGTAGACCCCCAGTCACTCTGAGGCTGGTGGTCCCTGCTAGTCAGTGTGGCTCTCTCATTGGGAAAGGTGGTTGCAAGATCAAGGAAATACGTGAG AGTACAGGGGCTCAGGTCCAGGTGGCAGGGGATATGCTCCCCAACTCAACTGAGCGGGCCATCACTATTGCTGGCATTCCGCAGTCCATCATTGAGTGTGTGAAACAGATCTGCGTGGTCATGTTGGAG actcTCTCCCAGTCCCCCCCGAAGGGCGTGACCATCCCGTACCGGCCCAAGCCGTCCAGTTCTCCAGTCATCTTTGCAGGTGGTCAG TTGACCAAGCTGCACCAGTTGGCAATGCAACAGTCTCATTTTCCCATGACGCATGGCAACACCGGATTCAGTG GCATTGAATCCAGCTCTCCAGAGGTGAAAGGCTATTGgg GTTTGGATGCATCTGCTCAGACTACTTCTCATGAACTCACCATTCCAAACGAT TTGATTGGCTGCATAATCGGGCGTCAAGGCGCCAAAATCAATGAGATCCGTCAGATGTCTGGGGCGCAGATCAAAATTGCGAACCCAGTGGAAGGATCTACTGATAGGCAGGTTACCATCACTGGATCTGCTGCCAGCATTAGCCTGGCTCAATATCTAATCAATGTCAG TTTAGAAAACGCTAAACCCTCCTCCCAGGCAGCCTCCGTCACGATCCCTGATCACCTCAGCATCAACCTCTCTCAACCCTCcaccccttcttcttcttcttcctcctccaccaccaccccctcgcTCGCCACAGCGGGGACCTCCGACGCACCCTCCAGCCTCCCCAACCCTCTTCCGACCGCCCCTTGTGTCTCCAGTCTGCTTGGCATGAAACCCATCCCTCTCCTGGCTCTAAATGTTGTGTCTGCTGCTAAGGGTGCCGGGGCTTcagctaccaccaccaccacctctgccGTGCCATGTGTAACTAACAAACTGAAAAGCGAGAAACAGAGATTCTCTCCCTACTGA
- the PCBP2 gene encoding poly(rC)-binding protein 2 isoform X14 produces the protein MDTGVIEGGLNVTLTIRLLMHGKEVGSIIGKKGESVKKMREESGARINISEGNCPERIITLAGPTNAIFKAFAMIIDKLEEDISSSMTNSTAASRPPVTLRLVVPASQCGSLIGKGGCKIKEIRESTGAQVQVAGDMLPNSTERAITIAGIPQSIIECVKQICVVMLETLSQSPPKGVTIPYRPKPSSSPVIFAGGQLTKLHQLAMQQSHFPMTHGNTGFSGIESSSPEVKGYWAGLDASAQTTSHELTIPNDLIGCIIGRQGAKINEIRQMSGAQIKIANPVEGSTDRQVTITGSAASISLAQYLINVSLENAKPSSQAASVTIPDHLSINLSQPSTPSSSSSSSTTTPSLATAGTSDAPSSLPNPLPTAPCVSSLLGMKPIPLLALNVVSAAKGAGASATTTTTSAVPCVTNKLKSEKQRFSPY, from the exons ATGGACACCGGTGTGATTGAAGGTGGATTAAATGTCACTCTCACCATCCGGCTACTTATGCATGGAAAG GAAGTTGGCAGTATCATCGGGAAG AAAGGAGAATCAGTTAAGAAGATGCGTGAGGAG AGTGGTGCACGTATCAACATCTCAGAAGGGAATTGTCCTGAGAGGATTATCACTTTGGCTGGACCCACTAATGCCATCTTCAAAGCCTTTGCTATGATCATTGACAAACTGGAAGAG GACATCAGCAGCTCTATGACCAATAGCACAGCTGCCAGTAGACCCCCAGTCACTCTGAGGCTGGTGGTCCCTGCTAGTCAGTGTGGCTCTCTCATTGGGAAAGGTGGTTGCAAGATCAAGGAAATACGTGAG AGTACAGGGGCTCAGGTCCAGGTGGCAGGGGATATGCTCCCCAACTCAACTGAGCGGGCCATCACTATTGCTGGCATTCCGCAGTCCATCATTGAGTGTGTGAAACAGATCTGCGTGGTCATGTTGGAG actcTCTCCCAGTCCCCCCCGAAGGGCGTGACCATCCCGTACCGGCCCAAGCCGTCCAGTTCTCCAGTCATCTTTGCAGGTGGTCAG TTGACCAAGCTGCACCAGTTGGCAATGCAACAGTCTCATTTTCCCATGACGCATGGCAACACCGGATTCAGTG GCATTGAATCCAGCTCTCCAGAGGTGAAAGGCTATTGgg CAGGTTTGGATGCATCTGCTCAGACTACTTCTCATGAACTCACCATTCCAAACGAT TTGATTGGCTGCATAATCGGGCGTCAAGGCGCCAAAATCAATGAGATCCGTCAGATGTCTGGGGCGCAGATCAAAATTGCGAACCCAGTGGAAGGATCTACTGATAGGCAGGTTACCATCACTGGATCTGCTGCCAGCATTAGCCTGGCTCAATATCTAATCAATGTCAG TTTAGAAAACGCTAAACCCTCCTCCCAGGCAGCCTCCGTCACGATCCCTGATCACCTCAGCATCAACCTCTCTCAACCCTCcaccccttcttcttcttcttcctcctccaccaccaccccctcgcTCGCCACAGCGGGGACCTCCGACGCACCCTCCAGCCTCCCCAACCCTCTTCCGACCGCCCCTTGTGTCTCCAGTCTGCTTGGCATGAAACCCATCCCTCTCCTGGCTCTAAATGTTGTGTCTGCTGCTAAGGGTGCCGGGGCTTcagctaccaccaccaccacctctgccGTGCCATGTGTAACTAACAAACTGAAAAGCGAGAAACAGAGATTCTCTCCCTACTGA
- the PCBP2 gene encoding poly(rC)-binding protein 2 isoform X15, with protein sequence MDTGVIEGGLNVTLTIRLLMHGKEVGSIIGKKGESVKKMREESGARINISEGNCPERIITLAGPTNAIFKAFAMIIDKLEEDISSSMTNSTAASRPPVTLRLVVPASQCGSLIGKGGCKIKEIRESTGAQVQVAGDMLPNSTERAITIAGIPQSIIECVKQICVVMLETLSQSPPKGVTIPYRPKPSSSPVIFAGGQAYTIQGQYAIPQPDLTKLHQLAMQQSHFPMTHGNTGFSGLDASAQTTSHELTIPNDLIGCIIGRQGAKINEIRQMSGAQIKIANPVEGSTDRQVTITGSAASISLAQYLINVSLENAKPSSQAASVTIPDHLSINLSQPSTPSSSSSSSTTTPSLATAGTSDAPSSLPNPLPTAPCVSSLLGMKPIPLLALNVVSAAKGAGASATTTTTSAVPCVTNKLKSEKQRFSPY encoded by the exons ATGGACACCGGTGTGATTGAAGGTGGATTAAATGTCACTCTCACCATCCGGCTACTTATGCATGGAAAG GAAGTTGGCAGTATCATCGGGAAG AAAGGAGAATCAGTTAAGAAGATGCGTGAGGAG AGTGGTGCACGTATCAACATCTCAGAAGGGAATTGTCCTGAGAGGATTATCACTTTGGCTGGACCCACTAATGCCATCTTCAAAGCCTTTGCTATGATCATTGACAAACTGGAAGAG GACATCAGCAGCTCTATGACCAATAGCACAGCTGCCAGTAGACCCCCAGTCACTCTGAGGCTGGTGGTCCCTGCTAGTCAGTGTGGCTCTCTCATTGGGAAAGGTGGTTGCAAGATCAAGGAAATACGTGAG AGTACAGGGGCTCAGGTCCAGGTGGCAGGGGATATGCTCCCCAACTCAACTGAGCGGGCCATCACTATTGCTGGCATTCCGCAGTCCATCATTGAGTGTGTGAAACAGATCTGCGTGGTCATGTTGGAG actcTCTCCCAGTCCCCCCCGAAGGGCGTGACCATCCCGTACCGGCCCAAGCCGTCCAGTTCTCCAGTCATCTTTGCAGGTGGTCAG GCCTATACCATTCAAGGACAGTATGCCATTCCACAGCCAGAT TTGACCAAGCTGCACCAGTTGGCAATGCAACAGTCTCATTTTCCCATGACGCATGGCAACACCGGATTCAGTG GTTTGGATGCATCTGCTCAGACTACTTCTCATGAACTCACCATTCCAAACGAT TTGATTGGCTGCATAATCGGGCGTCAAGGCGCCAAAATCAATGAGATCCGTCAGATGTCTGGGGCGCAGATCAAAATTGCGAACCCAGTGGAAGGATCTACTGATAGGCAGGTTACCATCACTGGATCTGCTGCCAGCATTAGCCTGGCTCAATATCTAATCAATGTCAG TTTAGAAAACGCTAAACCCTCCTCCCAGGCAGCCTCCGTCACGATCCCTGATCACCTCAGCATCAACCTCTCTCAACCCTCcaccccttcttcttcttcttcctcctccaccaccaccccctcgcTCGCCACAGCGGGGACCTCCGACGCACCCTCCAGCCTCCCCAACCCTCTTCCGACCGCCCCTTGTGTCTCCAGTCTGCTTGGCATGAAACCCATCCCTCTCCTGGCTCTAAATGTTGTGTCTGCTGCTAAGGGTGCCGGGGCTTcagctaccaccaccaccacctctgccGTGCCATGTGTAACTAACAAACTGAAAAGCGAGAAACAGAGATTCTCTCCCTACTGA
- the PCBP2 gene encoding poly(rC)-binding protein 2 isoform X1: MDTGVIEGGLNVTLTIRLLMHGKEVGSIIGKKGESVKKMREESGARINISEGNCPERIITLAGPTNAIFKAFAMIIDKLEEDISSSMTNSTAASRPPVTLRLVVPASQCGSLIGKGGCKIKEIRESTGAQVQVAGDMLPNSTERAITIAGIPQSIIECVKQICVVMLETLSQSPPKGVTIPYRPKPSSSPVIFAGGQDRYSTGSDSASFPHTTPSMCLNPDLEGPPLEAYTIQGQYAIPQPDLTKLHQLAMQQSHFPMTHGNTGFSGIESSSPEVKGYWAGLDASAQTTSHELTIPNDLIGCIIGRQGAKINEIRQMSGAQIKIANPVEGSTDRQVTITGSAASISLAQYLINVSLENAKPSSQAASVTIPDHLSINLSQPSTPSSSSSSSTTTPSLATAGTSDAPSSLPNPLPTAPCVSSLLGMKPIPLLALNVVSAAKGAGASATTTTTSAVPCVTNKLKSEKQRFSPY; encoded by the exons ATGGACACCGGTGTGATTGAAGGTGGATTAAATGTCACTCTCACCATCCGGCTACTTATGCATGGAAAG GAAGTTGGCAGTATCATCGGGAAG AAAGGAGAATCAGTTAAGAAGATGCGTGAGGAG AGTGGTGCACGTATCAACATCTCAGAAGGGAATTGTCCTGAGAGGATTATCACTTTGGCTGGACCCACTAATGCCATCTTCAAAGCCTTTGCTATGATCATTGACAAACTGGAAGAG GACATCAGCAGCTCTATGACCAATAGCACAGCTGCCAGTAGACCCCCAGTCACTCTGAGGCTGGTGGTCCCTGCTAGTCAGTGTGGCTCTCTCATTGGGAAAGGTGGTTGCAAGATCAAGGAAATACGTGAG AGTACAGGGGCTCAGGTCCAGGTGGCAGGGGATATGCTCCCCAACTCAACTGAGCGGGCCATCACTATTGCTGGCATTCCGCAGTCCATCATTGAGTGTGTGAAACAGATCTGCGTGGTCATGTTGGAG actcTCTCCCAGTCCCCCCCGAAGGGCGTGACCATCCCGTACCGGCCCAAGCCGTCCAGTTCTCCAGTCATCTTTGCAGGTGGTCAG GACAGGTACAGCACAGGCAGCGACAGTGCGAGCTTTCCCCACACCACCCCGTCCATGTGCCTCAACCCTGACCTGGAGGGACCACCTCTAGAG GCCTATACCATTCAAGGACAGTATGCCATTCCACAGCCAGAT TTGACCAAGCTGCACCAGTTGGCAATGCAACAGTCTCATTTTCCCATGACGCATGGCAACACCGGATTCAGTG GCATTGAATCCAGCTCTCCAGAGGTGAAAGGCTATTGgg CAGGTTTGGATGCATCTGCTCAGACTACTTCTCATGAACTCACCATTCCAAACGAT TTGATTGGCTGCATAATCGGGCGTCAAGGCGCCAAAATCAATGAGATCCGTCAGATGTCTGGGGCGCAGATCAAAATTGCGAACCCAGTGGAAGGATCTACTGATAGGCAGGTTACCATCACTGGATCTGCTGCCAGCATTAGCCTGGCTCAATATCTAATCAATGTCAG TTTAGAAAACGCTAAACCCTCCTCCCAGGCAGCCTCCGTCACGATCCCTGATCACCTCAGCATCAACCTCTCTCAACCCTCcaccccttcttcttcttcttcctcctccaccaccaccccctcgcTCGCCACAGCGGGGACCTCCGACGCACCCTCCAGCCTCCCCAACCCTCTTCCGACCGCCCCTTGTGTCTCCAGTCTGCTTGGCATGAAACCCATCCCTCTCCTGGCTCTAAATGTTGTGTCTGCTGCTAAGGGTGCCGGGGCTTcagctaccaccaccaccacctctgccGTGCCATGTGTAACTAACAAACTGAAAAGCGAGAAACAGAGATTCTCTCCCTACTGA
- the PCBP2 gene encoding poly(rC)-binding protein 2 isoform X8, translating to MDTGVIEGGLNVTLTIRLLMHGKEVGSIIGKKGESVKKMREESGARINISEGNCPERIITLAGPTNAIFKAFAMIIDKLEEDISSSMTNSTAASRPPVTLRLVVPASQCGSLIGKGGCKIKEIRESTGAQVQVAGDMLPNSTERAITIAGIPQSIIECVKQICVVMLETLSQSPPKGVTIPYRPKPSSSPVIFAGGQDRYSTGSDSASFPHTTPSMCLNPDLEGPPLELTKLHQLAMQQSHFPMTHGNTGFSGIESSSPEVKGYWGLDASAQTTSHELTIPNDLIGCIIGRQGAKINEIRQMSGAQIKIANPVEGSTDRQVTITGSAASISLAQYLINVSLENAKPSSQAASVTIPDHLSINLSQPSTPSSSSSSSTTTPSLATAGTSDAPSSLPNPLPTAPCVSSLLGMKPIPLLALNVVSAAKGAGASATTTTTSAVPCVTNKLKSEKQRFSPY from the exons ATGGACACCGGTGTGATTGAAGGTGGATTAAATGTCACTCTCACCATCCGGCTACTTATGCATGGAAAG GAAGTTGGCAGTATCATCGGGAAG AAAGGAGAATCAGTTAAGAAGATGCGTGAGGAG AGTGGTGCACGTATCAACATCTCAGAAGGGAATTGTCCTGAGAGGATTATCACTTTGGCTGGACCCACTAATGCCATCTTCAAAGCCTTTGCTATGATCATTGACAAACTGGAAGAG GACATCAGCAGCTCTATGACCAATAGCACAGCTGCCAGTAGACCCCCAGTCACTCTGAGGCTGGTGGTCCCTGCTAGTCAGTGTGGCTCTCTCATTGGGAAAGGTGGTTGCAAGATCAAGGAAATACGTGAG AGTACAGGGGCTCAGGTCCAGGTGGCAGGGGATATGCTCCCCAACTCAACTGAGCGGGCCATCACTATTGCTGGCATTCCGCAGTCCATCATTGAGTGTGTGAAACAGATCTGCGTGGTCATGTTGGAG actcTCTCCCAGTCCCCCCCGAAGGGCGTGACCATCCCGTACCGGCCCAAGCCGTCCAGTTCTCCAGTCATCTTTGCAGGTGGTCAG GACAGGTACAGCACAGGCAGCGACAGTGCGAGCTTTCCCCACACCACCCCGTCCATGTGCCTCAACCCTGACCTGGAGGGACCACCTCTAGAG TTGACCAAGCTGCACCAGTTGGCAATGCAACAGTCTCATTTTCCCATGACGCATGGCAACACCGGATTCAGTG GCATTGAATCCAGCTCTCCAGAGGTGAAAGGCTATTGgg GTTTGGATGCATCTGCTCAGACTACTTCTCATGAACTCACCATTCCAAACGAT TTGATTGGCTGCATAATCGGGCGTCAAGGCGCCAAAATCAATGAGATCCGTCAGATGTCTGGGGCGCAGATCAAAATTGCGAACCCAGTGGAAGGATCTACTGATAGGCAGGTTACCATCACTGGATCTGCTGCCAGCATTAGCCTGGCTCAATATCTAATCAATGTCAG TTTAGAAAACGCTAAACCCTCCTCCCAGGCAGCCTCCGTCACGATCCCTGATCACCTCAGCATCAACCTCTCTCAACCCTCcaccccttcttcttcttcttcctcctccaccaccaccccctcgcTCGCCACAGCGGGGACCTCCGACGCACCCTCCAGCCTCCCCAACCCTCTTCCGACCGCCCCTTGTGTCTCCAGTCTGCTTGGCATGAAACCCATCCCTCTCCTGGCTCTAAATGTTGTGTCTGCTGCTAAGGGTGCCGGGGCTTcagctaccaccaccaccacctctgccGTGCCATGTGTAACTAACAAACTGAAAAGCGAGAAACAGAGATTCTCTCCCTACTGA
- the PCBP2 gene encoding poly(rC)-binding protein 2 isoform X6: MDTGVIEGGLNVTLTIRLLMHGKEVGSIIGKKGESVKKMREESGARINISEGNCPERIITLAGPTNAIFKAFAMIIDKLEEDISSSMTNSTAASRPPVTLRLVVPASQCGSLIGKGGCKIKEIRESTGAQVQVAGDMLPNSTERAITIAGIPQSIIECVKQICVVMLETLSQSPPKGVTIPYRPKPSSSPVIFAGGQDRYSTGSDSASFPHTTPSMCLNPDLEGPPLELTKLHQLAMQQSHFPMTHGNTGFSGIESSSPEVKGYWAGLDASAQTTSHELTIPNDLIGCIIGRQGAKINEIRQMSGAQIKIANPVEGSTDRQVTITGSAASISLAQYLINVSLENAKPSSQAASVTIPDHLSINLSQPSTPSSSSSSSTTTPSLATAGTSDAPSSLPNPLPTAPCVSSLLGMKPIPLLALNVVSAAKGAGASATTTTTSAVPCVTNKLKSEKQRFSPY, from the exons ATGGACACCGGTGTGATTGAAGGTGGATTAAATGTCACTCTCACCATCCGGCTACTTATGCATGGAAAG GAAGTTGGCAGTATCATCGGGAAG AAAGGAGAATCAGTTAAGAAGATGCGTGAGGAG AGTGGTGCACGTATCAACATCTCAGAAGGGAATTGTCCTGAGAGGATTATCACTTTGGCTGGACCCACTAATGCCATCTTCAAAGCCTTTGCTATGATCATTGACAAACTGGAAGAG GACATCAGCAGCTCTATGACCAATAGCACAGCTGCCAGTAGACCCCCAGTCACTCTGAGGCTGGTGGTCCCTGCTAGTCAGTGTGGCTCTCTCATTGGGAAAGGTGGTTGCAAGATCAAGGAAATACGTGAG AGTACAGGGGCTCAGGTCCAGGTGGCAGGGGATATGCTCCCCAACTCAACTGAGCGGGCCATCACTATTGCTGGCATTCCGCAGTCCATCATTGAGTGTGTGAAACAGATCTGCGTGGTCATGTTGGAG actcTCTCCCAGTCCCCCCCGAAGGGCGTGACCATCCCGTACCGGCCCAAGCCGTCCAGTTCTCCAGTCATCTTTGCAGGTGGTCAG GACAGGTACAGCACAGGCAGCGACAGTGCGAGCTTTCCCCACACCACCCCGTCCATGTGCCTCAACCCTGACCTGGAGGGACCACCTCTAGAG TTGACCAAGCTGCACCAGTTGGCAATGCAACAGTCTCATTTTCCCATGACGCATGGCAACACCGGATTCAGTG GCATTGAATCCAGCTCTCCAGAGGTGAAAGGCTATTGgg CAGGTTTGGATGCATCTGCTCAGACTACTTCTCATGAACTCACCATTCCAAACGAT TTGATTGGCTGCATAATCGGGCGTCAAGGCGCCAAAATCAATGAGATCCGTCAGATGTCTGGGGCGCAGATCAAAATTGCGAACCCAGTGGAAGGATCTACTGATAGGCAGGTTACCATCACTGGATCTGCTGCCAGCATTAGCCTGGCTCAATATCTAATCAATGTCAG TTTAGAAAACGCTAAACCCTCCTCCCAGGCAGCCTCCGTCACGATCCCTGATCACCTCAGCATCAACCTCTCTCAACCCTCcaccccttcttcttcttcttcctcctccaccaccaccccctcgcTCGCCACAGCGGGGACCTCCGACGCACCCTCCAGCCTCCCCAACCCTCTTCCGACCGCCCCTTGTGTCTCCAGTCTGCTTGGCATGAAACCCATCCCTCTCCTGGCTCTAAATGTTGTGTCTGCTGCTAAGGGTGCCGGGGCTTcagctaccaccaccaccacctctgccGTGCCATGTGTAACTAACAAACTGAAAAGCGAGAAACAGAGATTCTCTCCCTACTGA